From Euwallacea similis isolate ESF13 chromosome 11, ESF131.1, whole genome shotgun sequence, the proteins below share one genomic window:
- the neur gene encoding protein neuralized isoform X3 codes for MRISRDGTVAKRVESFCKGIAFSSRPVKVNEKVCLKFLEISNNWSGVIRFGFTSNDPTGLRYSLPKYACPDLTNKPGYWAKALPERFCSQSTVLFYYVTSTGDVHFGINGEEKGIFFGGVETRGPVWALIDVYGNSTAVEFVDIRHQLNNSRSSVVPSVNAAETPVSVSRPRTPDPVDRITYPMQQLHIHQVANQNQIANHVAQSQDVTLPLLKYQPHGINYQAMALHRTRGRNVRFCGGNRSVAMRTDTEFCQGYVFTARPLQISERIVVQVLATEPIFQGCLGLGLTSCDPGSITTADLPDDSNFLLDRPEYWVLTRDFSRMLNKGDEVSFYISPNGEVQISRNGGTPLVVMHVDQSLRLWAFFDVYGSTQRIRVLSGHSPPNLIASPLSNSSNHNIVDRRHIPTSESINSLNLQNEMTRQGSNSSRQSLIVRESDVVSAQTRQPQQPQNGRLCFPQADIQVQPAANGGAVLSVILPPAAAINHHGFSNHTGPLSPANSIMAPVPTTSVGPSMTMMSSCSAQYVEPVSVSDSSTYSTPLSWAEHHGGATTHTIPPGVECTICYENPIDAVLYMCGHMCMCYDCALQQWRGKGGGHCPLCRAVIRDVIRTYKS; via the exons ATGAGGATATCGAGAGATGGCACTGTGGCCAAGAGAGTTGAGAGTTTCTGCAAAGGGATAGCCTTCAGCAGTCGACCAGTAAAAGTTAACGAAAAG GTCTGCctaaaatttctggaaatatcCAACAACTGGAGCGGCGTCATACGATTCGGTTTCACATCGAACGATCCCACCGGCCTAAGATACAGTCTGCCTAAATACGCCTGTCCGGATTTAACCAACAAACCTGGATATTGGGCCAAAGCACTCCCGGAACGGTTTTGCAGTCAAAGCACTGTTCTCTTCTATTATGTCACCTCCACTGGGGACGTCCATTTCGGCATCAATGGAGAGGAAAAGGGCATATTCTTCGGGGGGGTTGAGACCAGGGGACCCGTGTGGGCTCTCATCGATGTTTATGGAAATTCTACTGCTGTGGAGTTTGTGGATATTAGGCATCAGTTGAACAATTCTAG GTCAAGTGTGGTGCCTTCGGTGAATGCAGCTGAAACCCCAGTGAGCGTTTCTCGTCCCCGAACCCCTGATCCAGTAGACAGAATCACTTATCCCATGCAACAGCTTCACATCCATCAAGTGGCCAATCAGAATCAAATTGCCAACCACGTGGCCCAGAGCCAAGACGTCACTTTGCCTCTCTTGAAGTACCAACCTCACGGAATCAACTATCAGGCAATGGCTTTGCACAGGACTAGAGGCAGGAATGTTAGGTTTTGCG GCGGAAATCGAAGCGTTGCAATGCGAACCGACACTGAATTCTGCCAAGGCTACGTTTTCACTGCGAGACCTTTGCAAATATCCGAAAGAATTGTAGTGCAAGTTCTGGCCACTGAGCCAATATTCCAAGGCTGCCTTGGTTTGGGTTTAACTTCCTGTGATCCTGGAAGCATCACCACTGCGGACCTTCCCGACGATTCAAATTTTCTGCTGGATAGGCCGGAATATTGGGTGCTCACCCGAGATTTTTCCCGAATGTTGAATAAAGGAGACGAAGTCAGTTTCTATATTTCACCAAATGGGGAAGTGCAGATTTCGAGGAACGGGGGAACACCTTTGGTTGTTATGCACGTAGACCAGTCTCTGAG attGTGGGCCTTCTTCGACGTTTATGGATCCACACAACGCATTCGAGTGCTGAGCGGTCATTCTCCCCCGAATTTAATTGCTAGTCCGTTGAGCAATTCTTCAAATCATAATATCGTAGATAGAAGACATATACCCACTAGCGAGTCGATAAACAGCCTAAACTTGCAGAATGAGATGACGAGGCAGGGCAGCAATAGCTCAAG ACAAAGTTTGATAGTACGAGAATCGGATGTAGTTTCTGCTCAAACAAGACAACCTCAACAACCTCAAAATGGTCGATTATGCTTTCCTCAGGCTGATATACAG GTTCAACCGGCTGCAAATGGAGGTGCAGTTCTTTCCGTGATTCTTCCTCCTGCAGCTGCGATCAATCATCATGGATTTAGTAATCACACGGGGCCTCTGTCGCCTGCAAATTCGATTATGGCTCCAGTTCCGACGACGAGCGTGGGACCGAGTATGACCATGATGAGCAGCTGCAGTGCGCAGTATGTTGAG ccTGTCAGCGTCTCAGATTCCAGTACATATTCTACCCCCCTCAGCTGGGCAGAACACCACGGCGGAGCTACAACTCACACCATACCGCCGGGGGTTGAATGCACGATATGCTATGAAAACCCCATTGATGCTGTTCTGTACATGTGCGGTCACATGTGCATGTGTTACGATTGCGCCCTGCAGCAATGGCGGGGAAAAGGGGGTGGCCACTGCCCTTTGTGCAGGGCTGTAATAAGGGATGTTATTAGGACATACAAATCTTAA
- the neur gene encoding protein neuralized isoform X2, translated as MGQSSSLNSSSRSSSHYHSTNNLPPLLFHNVHGENMRISRDGTVAKRVESFCKGIAFSSRPVKVNEKVCLKFLEISNNWSGVIRFGFTSNDPTGLRYSLPKYACPDLTNKPGYWAKALPERFCSQSTVLFYYVTSTGDVHFGINGEEKGIFFGGVETRGPVWALIDVYGNSTAVEFVDIRHQLNNSRSSVVPSVNAAETPVSVSRPRTPDPVDRITYPMQQLHIHQVANQNQIANHVAQSQDVTLPLLKYQPHGINYQAMALHRTRGRNVRFCGGNRSVAMRTDTEFCQGYVFTARPLQISERIVVQVLATEPIFQGCLGLGLTSCDPGSITTADLPDDSNFLLDRPEYWVLTRDFSRMLNKGDEVSFYISPNGEVQISRNGGTPLVVMHVDQSLRLWAFFDVYGSTQRIRVLSGHSPPNLIASPLSNSSNHNIVDRRHIPTSESINSLNLQNEMTRQGSNSSRQSLIVRESDVVSAQTRQPQQPQNGRLCFPQADIQVQPAANGGAVLSVILPPAAAINHHGFSNHTGPLSPANSIMAPVPTTSVGPSMTMMSSCSAQYVEPVSVSDSSTYSTPLSWAEHHGGATTHTIPPGVECTICYENPIDAVLYMCGHMCMCYDCALQQWRGKGGGHCPLCRAVIRDVIRTYKS; from the exons CCTCAAGATCTTCCTCTCATTACCATAGTACCAACAACTTACCTCCGCTCTTGTTCCACAATGTTCATGGTGAAAATATGAGGATATCGAGAGATGGCACTGTGGCCAAGAGAGTTGAGAGTTTCTGCAAAGGGATAGCCTTCAGCAGTCGACCAGTAAAAGTTAACGAAAAG GTCTGCctaaaatttctggaaatatcCAACAACTGGAGCGGCGTCATACGATTCGGTTTCACATCGAACGATCCCACCGGCCTAAGATACAGTCTGCCTAAATACGCCTGTCCGGATTTAACCAACAAACCTGGATATTGGGCCAAAGCACTCCCGGAACGGTTTTGCAGTCAAAGCACTGTTCTCTTCTATTATGTCACCTCCACTGGGGACGTCCATTTCGGCATCAATGGAGAGGAAAAGGGCATATTCTTCGGGGGGGTTGAGACCAGGGGACCCGTGTGGGCTCTCATCGATGTTTATGGAAATTCTACTGCTGTGGAGTTTGTGGATATTAGGCATCAGTTGAACAATTCTAG GTCAAGTGTGGTGCCTTCGGTGAATGCAGCTGAAACCCCAGTGAGCGTTTCTCGTCCCCGAACCCCTGATCCAGTAGACAGAATCACTTATCCCATGCAACAGCTTCACATCCATCAAGTGGCCAATCAGAATCAAATTGCCAACCACGTGGCCCAGAGCCAAGACGTCACTTTGCCTCTCTTGAAGTACCAACCTCACGGAATCAACTATCAGGCAATGGCTTTGCACAGGACTAGAGGCAGGAATGTTAGGTTTTGCG GCGGAAATCGAAGCGTTGCAATGCGAACCGACACTGAATTCTGCCAAGGCTACGTTTTCACTGCGAGACCTTTGCAAATATCCGAAAGAATTGTAGTGCAAGTTCTGGCCACTGAGCCAATATTCCAAGGCTGCCTTGGTTTGGGTTTAACTTCCTGTGATCCTGGAAGCATCACCACTGCGGACCTTCCCGACGATTCAAATTTTCTGCTGGATAGGCCGGAATATTGGGTGCTCACCCGAGATTTTTCCCGAATGTTGAATAAAGGAGACGAAGTCAGTTTCTATATTTCACCAAATGGGGAAGTGCAGATTTCGAGGAACGGGGGAACACCTTTGGTTGTTATGCACGTAGACCAGTCTCTGAG attGTGGGCCTTCTTCGACGTTTATGGATCCACACAACGCATTCGAGTGCTGAGCGGTCATTCTCCCCCGAATTTAATTGCTAGTCCGTTGAGCAATTCTTCAAATCATAATATCGTAGATAGAAGACATATACCCACTAGCGAGTCGATAAACAGCCTAAACTTGCAGAATGAGATGACGAGGCAGGGCAGCAATAGCTCAAG ACAAAGTTTGATAGTACGAGAATCGGATGTAGTTTCTGCTCAAACAAGACAACCTCAACAACCTCAAAATGGTCGATTATGCTTTCCTCAGGCTGATATACAG GTTCAACCGGCTGCAAATGGAGGTGCAGTTCTTTCCGTGATTCTTCCTCCTGCAGCTGCGATCAATCATCATGGATTTAGTAATCACACGGGGCCTCTGTCGCCTGCAAATTCGATTATGGCTCCAGTTCCGACGACGAGCGTGGGACCGAGTATGACCATGATGAGCAGCTGCAGTGCGCAGTATGTTGAG ccTGTCAGCGTCTCAGATTCCAGTACATATTCTACCCCCCTCAGCTGGGCAGAACACCACGGCGGAGCTACAACTCACACCATACCGCCGGGGGTTGAATGCACGATATGCTATGAAAACCCCATTGATGCTGTTCTGTACATGTGCGGTCACATGTGCATGTGTTACGATTGCGCCCTGCAGCAATGGCGGGGAAAAGGGGGTGGCCACTGCCCTTTGTGCAGGGCTGTAATAAGGGATGTTATTAGGACATACAAATCTTAA
- the neur gene encoding protein neuralized isoform X1, giving the protein MGVKNGEACQQCQAETRTCKDSKSSGFSPLKKMKVLKKIKKKMGIASRSSSHYHSTNNLPPLLFHNVHGENMRISRDGTVAKRVESFCKGIAFSSRPVKVNEKVCLKFLEISNNWSGVIRFGFTSNDPTGLRYSLPKYACPDLTNKPGYWAKALPERFCSQSTVLFYYVTSTGDVHFGINGEEKGIFFGGVETRGPVWALIDVYGNSTAVEFVDIRHQLNNSRSSVVPSVNAAETPVSVSRPRTPDPVDRITYPMQQLHIHQVANQNQIANHVAQSQDVTLPLLKYQPHGINYQAMALHRTRGRNVRFCGGNRSVAMRTDTEFCQGYVFTARPLQISERIVVQVLATEPIFQGCLGLGLTSCDPGSITTADLPDDSNFLLDRPEYWVLTRDFSRMLNKGDEVSFYISPNGEVQISRNGGTPLVVMHVDQSLRLWAFFDVYGSTQRIRVLSGHSPPNLIASPLSNSSNHNIVDRRHIPTSESINSLNLQNEMTRQGSNSSRQSLIVRESDVVSAQTRQPQQPQNGRLCFPQADIQVQPAANGGAVLSVILPPAAAINHHGFSNHTGPLSPANSIMAPVPTTSVGPSMTMMSSCSAQYVEPVSVSDSSTYSTPLSWAEHHGGATTHTIPPGVECTICYENPIDAVLYMCGHMCMCYDCALQQWRGKGGGHCPLCRAVIRDVIRTYKS; this is encoded by the exons CCTCAAGATCTTCCTCTCATTACCATAGTACCAACAACTTACCTCCGCTCTTGTTCCACAATGTTCATGGTGAAAATATGAGGATATCGAGAGATGGCACTGTGGCCAAGAGAGTTGAGAGTTTCTGCAAAGGGATAGCCTTCAGCAGTCGACCAGTAAAAGTTAACGAAAAG GTCTGCctaaaatttctggaaatatcCAACAACTGGAGCGGCGTCATACGATTCGGTTTCACATCGAACGATCCCACCGGCCTAAGATACAGTCTGCCTAAATACGCCTGTCCGGATTTAACCAACAAACCTGGATATTGGGCCAAAGCACTCCCGGAACGGTTTTGCAGTCAAAGCACTGTTCTCTTCTATTATGTCACCTCCACTGGGGACGTCCATTTCGGCATCAATGGAGAGGAAAAGGGCATATTCTTCGGGGGGGTTGAGACCAGGGGACCCGTGTGGGCTCTCATCGATGTTTATGGAAATTCTACTGCTGTGGAGTTTGTGGATATTAGGCATCAGTTGAACAATTCTAG GTCAAGTGTGGTGCCTTCGGTGAATGCAGCTGAAACCCCAGTGAGCGTTTCTCGTCCCCGAACCCCTGATCCAGTAGACAGAATCACTTATCCCATGCAACAGCTTCACATCCATCAAGTGGCCAATCAGAATCAAATTGCCAACCACGTGGCCCAGAGCCAAGACGTCACTTTGCCTCTCTTGAAGTACCAACCTCACGGAATCAACTATCAGGCAATGGCTTTGCACAGGACTAGAGGCAGGAATGTTAGGTTTTGCG GCGGAAATCGAAGCGTTGCAATGCGAACCGACACTGAATTCTGCCAAGGCTACGTTTTCACTGCGAGACCTTTGCAAATATCCGAAAGAATTGTAGTGCAAGTTCTGGCCACTGAGCCAATATTCCAAGGCTGCCTTGGTTTGGGTTTAACTTCCTGTGATCCTGGAAGCATCACCACTGCGGACCTTCCCGACGATTCAAATTTTCTGCTGGATAGGCCGGAATATTGGGTGCTCACCCGAGATTTTTCCCGAATGTTGAATAAAGGAGACGAAGTCAGTTTCTATATTTCACCAAATGGGGAAGTGCAGATTTCGAGGAACGGGGGAACACCTTTGGTTGTTATGCACGTAGACCAGTCTCTGAG attGTGGGCCTTCTTCGACGTTTATGGATCCACACAACGCATTCGAGTGCTGAGCGGTCATTCTCCCCCGAATTTAATTGCTAGTCCGTTGAGCAATTCTTCAAATCATAATATCGTAGATAGAAGACATATACCCACTAGCGAGTCGATAAACAGCCTAAACTTGCAGAATGAGATGACGAGGCAGGGCAGCAATAGCTCAAG ACAAAGTTTGATAGTACGAGAATCGGATGTAGTTTCTGCTCAAACAAGACAACCTCAACAACCTCAAAATGGTCGATTATGCTTTCCTCAGGCTGATATACAG GTTCAACCGGCTGCAAATGGAGGTGCAGTTCTTTCCGTGATTCTTCCTCCTGCAGCTGCGATCAATCATCATGGATTTAGTAATCACACGGGGCCTCTGTCGCCTGCAAATTCGATTATGGCTCCAGTTCCGACGACGAGCGTGGGACCGAGTATGACCATGATGAGCAGCTGCAGTGCGCAGTATGTTGAG ccTGTCAGCGTCTCAGATTCCAGTACATATTCTACCCCCCTCAGCTGGGCAGAACACCACGGCGGAGCTACAACTCACACCATACCGCCGGGGGTTGAATGCACGATATGCTATGAAAACCCCATTGATGCTGTTCTGTACATGTGCGGTCACATGTGCATGTGTTACGATTGCGCCCTGCAGCAATGGCGGGGAAAAGGGGGTGGCCACTGCCCTTTGTGCAGGGCTGTAATAAGGGATGTTATTAGGACATACAAATCTTAA